The Bacteroidota bacterium genome includes a region encoding these proteins:
- a CDS encoding response regulator, producing the protein MKKCILICDDDIDILEVTKIVLQKSFKVETLTHCNDIFKNYEKYKPDLILMDLWIPDMGGEAITRLLKSSSKTKKTPVIIFSANNDIEKVSFNAGADGFLRKPFDIKTLNQAINDFLTI; encoded by the coding sequence ATGAAAAAATGTATACTCATTTGTGATGATGATATTGACATATTAGAGGTTACAAAAATTGTTCTTCAAAAGAGCTTTAAAGTTGAAACACTTACGCATTGCAATGACATTTTCAAAAATTACGAGAAGTATAAGCCTGACCTTATACTAATGGATTTGTGGATACCTGATATGGGTGGAGAAGCAATTACAAGATTGTTAAAAAGCAGCAGTAAAACTAAAAAGACTCCGGTTATTATTTTTTCGGCAAACAACGACATAGAAAAAGTTTCTTTTAATGCTGGTGCAGATGGCTTTTTAAGAAAGCCTTTCGATATTAAAACCTTAAATCAGGCAATAAATGATTTTTTAACTATTTAA
- a CDS encoding bifunctional alpha,alpha-trehalose-phosphate synthase (UDP-forming)/trehalose-phosphatase produces the protein MKRLIIVANRLPVTVKSNKSGIEYSPSGGGLATGMASLQGKYEKHWLGWPGMYPKNDQIRKEINQKLEKDNIHPVFLSEKEILLYYEGFSNKTIWPLFHYFTEFAVYDQKFWEVYQKVNLKFFNKIKSIIEPDDIIWVQDYHLMLLPALLKKEFPNIRIGFFLHIPFPSYELFRTLPWREEILDGLMSSDLIGFHTYEYMRHFLVAVHNIKNLEPRLGEFFYKNHLSYVDAFPMGIDYIKYNKAVKSKKVQQKIKLFKENYGSKKLILSVDRLDYSKGILQRLKAFDELLTQYPQYKEQISLMIVVVPSRSEVDKYSTLKVEIDEAVGYINGKYASMEWNPVHYFYRNFLFNELIALYHICDIALITPFRDGMNLVAKEFLATKTEGQGVLILSEMAGAAIVLKNALMINPNDINDIVKAIVKALNMPIIEQKKRLDQMQKQLQENTVQKWASSYIEELERIHRYKKSMESKEFTQEKQACFINAFKKAGKKLLFLNHDNSIFPFIDNADYDFLDNEFFRLIKELSELEGLTIVVMSNMNHVNLNKWYGLLKVDIIAEYGTWVRENNQWNQSQILREEWKEEIYPVLNEFMIKTPGSFIEEKPYALAWHFHSSDTFLADMRLKDMINSLIYPCTKHKLEIIDGNKKIEIKPVGVDKKSVTRHWLNKQNWDLILAIGNDRNDEDVFEILPDEAFSLRVGIMKTNAKFTLKTPDEVITFLNNLKNKSKMDKKKKSFLVGSIDTP, from the coding sequence ATGAAAAGATTAATTATTGTGGCAAATCGTTTGCCAGTTACTGTTAAATCAAATAAATCAGGAATAGAATATTCCCCCAGTGGAGGTGGGTTGGCCACTGGAATGGCTTCACTGCAAGGCAAATATGAAAAACATTGGTTAGGTTGGCCTGGCATGTATCCCAAAAACGATCAAATTCGGAAAGAAATCAACCAAAAACTCGAAAAAGACAACATTCACCCAGTTTTTCTTTCAGAAAAAGAAATCCTATTGTATTATGAAGGATTCAGCAATAAAACAATATGGCCTTTGTTTCATTACTTCACAGAATTTGCCGTTTATGATCAAAAGTTCTGGGAGGTTTACCAGAAAGTAAATTTGAAGTTTTTCAACAAAATAAAATCCATCATCGAACCCGATGACATTATATGGGTACAGGATTATCACCTCATGTTGCTTCCTGCATTGTTAAAAAAAGAGTTTCCCAATATTCGAATAGGTTTTTTTCTTCATATTCCTTTTCCTTCCTATGAATTATTTAGAACTCTTCCCTGGAGAGAAGAAATTCTGGATGGATTAATGAGTTCTGATCTAATAGGTTTTCATACCTATGAATATATGCGCCATTTTTTAGTTGCAGTTCATAATATAAAAAATCTGGAACCCAGGCTTGGAGAATTTTTTTACAAAAATCATCTTTCCTATGTTGATGCATTTCCAATGGGCATAGATTATATTAAATACAACAAAGCAGTTAAAAGTAAAAAGGTGCAGCAAAAAATCAAGTTGTTTAAAGAAAATTACGGCAGCAAAAAACTTATTTTATCGGTTGATCGTCTTGATTATTCAAAAGGAATACTGCAAAGATTAAAGGCTTTTGATGAATTACTTACTCAATATCCTCAATACAAGGAACAAATTTCATTGATGATTGTTGTAGTGCCTTCAAGATCTGAAGTTGATAAATACAGTACTTTAAAAGTTGAAATTGATGAAGCAGTAGGTTATATAAATGGAAAGTATGCCAGTATGGAATGGAATCCTGTTCATTATTTTTACCGCAACTTTCTATTTAATGAACTCATTGCCCTTTATCATATTTGTGATATTGCATTAATTACCCCTTTTAGGGACGGAATGAATTTAGTGGCCAAAGAATTCCTAGCCACGAAAACAGAAGGCCAGGGGGTACTGATTTTAAGTGAAATGGCAGGAGCGGCTATTGTTTTGAAAAATGCATTGATGATAAATCCAAACGATATTAATGATATAGTTAAGGCAATTGTTAAAGCTTTGAATATGCCTATAATAGAACAAAAGAAAAGACTTGATCAAATGCAAAAGCAACTTCAGGAAAACACTGTGCAAAAATGGGCAAGTTCTTATATCGAAGAATTGGAGCGAATTCATCGATATAAAAAGAGCATGGAAAGCAAAGAGTTCACTCAGGAAAAGCAAGCTTGTTTTATTAATGCCTTTAAAAAAGCTGGAAAAAAATTGCTTTTTTTAAATCATGACAACTCCATATTTCCATTTATTGATAATGCTGATTATGATTTTCTGGATAATGAATTTTTCAGATTAATTAAGGAACTCTCTGAACTGGAGGGACTCACAATAGTTGTTATGAGCAATATGAACCATGTAAACCTTAACAAATGGTATGGATTATTAAAAGTGGATATTATTGCAGAATACGGAACCTGGGTAAGAGAAAACAATCAATGGAACCAATCACAAATATTACGGGAGGAATGGAAGGAAGAAATTTATCCTGTATTAAATGAATTCATGATAAAAACTCCTGGTTCTTTTATTGAAGAAAAGCCCTATGCCCTTGCCTGGCACTTTCACTCCTCCGATACATTCTTGGCCGATATGCGGTTAAAGGACATGATTAATAGCCTTATTTATCCTTGCACAAAACATAAGTTAGAAATCATTGATGGAAATAAAAAGATAGAAATAAAGCCTGTGGGTGTAGATAAAAAATCGGTTACCAGACATTGGCTTAATAAACAAAACTGGGATTTAATTCTGGCAATAGGAAATGACAGAAATGACGAAGATGTTTTCGAAATATTGCCCGATGAGGCTTTTAGTTTAAGAGTTGGAATAATGAAAACAAATGCAAAATTCACCCTTAAAACTCCCGATGAAGTTATAACTTTTCTAAACAACTTGAAGAATAAGTCGAAAATGGATAAAAAGAAAAAGTCTTTTTTGGTTGGTTCTATAGATACGCCTTAA